A section of the Parasteatoda tepidariorum isolate YZ-2023 chromosome 6, CAS_Ptep_4.0, whole genome shotgun sequence genome encodes:
- the LOC107443271 gene encoding ribosome-releasing factor 2, mitochondrial, whose translation MNMFTRLNIRAYNSLYRGTNSFIKLNFKFRNLCTKINEDLLKLRNIGIIAHIDAGKTTTTERMLYYSGRTDIIGEVHDGDTVTDYMKQERERGITITSAAITFKWKKHKINLIDTPGHVDFTFEVERALSVLDGALVILDSSAGVEVQTLKVWEQANRYKLPCVIYLNKMDKNNSDLDMSLLSIRNKLKIEPLLLQVPLGTTKNFRGVVDLIHLQKHVWKNDKNDDGQCFQTENLSPEEIKNLPLILEGRKTLIENIANHDDLIAEKFITDNLNSISSCDLLAALKRITLHKQAVPVLIGSSYKNIGVQLLMDAILNFLPNPSEYHRGLEQHSENLCAFAFKTNHNKSKEPLTFLRIYSGHLKGGQRIYNGTKQQSERIGKVMIPLADSFEEVATLPAGNICVVSNLKTTVTGDILFDSGSAATKLYPSLEKGSTSKIPMIHIPDPVFFCTIEPPSIGQQNKLDFALQCLQREDPTFQVENDETIGQTILKGMGELHIDIIKDRILTEYGVDAYLGPLQVAYKETLSKGVENTHVLNKTIGGSKHLVTMTLRIYPCLPGHFQKKVNVVVTKENNLGKIRSDYLKAIESGLKTALNNGPLLSFPVINIGVDLLWLEVAKSTSLAMLTAATSQCINAALKKSTLHLLEPIMNLSIAVSKGYAGVVINDLSQKRSQILSMEARQDVEIILARTPLSELKGYSSMLRALTSGTCSFTIEFESYQKMELQDQNQAIKDVTGFSPL comes from the coding sequence atgaaCATGTTCACTCGCTTAAATATTCGAGCCTATAATTCACTATATAGAGGCACAAATAGcttcatcaaattaaattttaagttccgCAACTTATGTAcgaaaataaatgaagatttaCTAAAATTGCGGAACATTGGTATCATCGCCCATATAGATGCTGGGAAAACAACTACAACTGAACGAATGTTGTATTATTCTGGCCGAACTGACATAATAGGCGAAGTTCACGATGGAGATACAGTGACAGATTATATGAAACAGGAAAGAGAACGTGGTATCACCATAACATCTGCTGCAATAACATTTAAGTggaagaaacataaaattaacttgATTGACACTCCAGGGCATGTTGATTTCACATTTGAAGTCGAAAGAGCTTTATCTGTTTTAGATGGTGCTTTAGTAATTCTAGATTCTTCTGCAGGAGTTGAGGTGCAAACTTTAAAAGTTTGGGAACAGGCAAATCGTTACAAACTGCCTTgtgtaatttacttaaataaaatggatAAGAATAACTCTGATCTTGATATGAGTTTATTATCTAttaggaataaattaaaaatagaaccTTTGTTGTTGCAAGTTCCATTAGGCACCACTAAAAATTTTAGGGGCGTTGTAGATTTGATCCATCTTCAAAAACATGTTTGGAAAAATGATAAGAATGATGATGGTCAGTGCTtccaaactgaaaatttaagcccagaagaaatcaaaaatttaccaTTAATTCTTGAAGGGAGAAAgacattaattgaaaatatcgcAAATCATGATGATTTAATTGCTGAAAAGTTCATTACtgacaatttaaattcaatatcatCTTGTGATTTACTTGCTGCTCTAAAGAGAATTACTCTTCATAAGCAAGCTGTACCAGTACTGATCGGAAGTTCATATAAAAACATAGGTGTTCAATTGTTAATGgatgcaattttgaattttcttcctAATCCCTCCGAATATCATAGAGGTTTAGAACAGCATTCTGAAAATTTGTGTGcctttgcttttaaaacaaatcataataAGAGTAAAGAACCtttgacatttttaagaatttactcAGGCCATTTGAAAGGTGGGCAAAGAATTTATAATGGAACTAAACAACAATCAGAAAGAATTGGTAAAGTAATGATACCACTTGCAGATAGTTTTGAAGAGGTAGCGACTTTACCGGCTGGTAATATTTGTgttgtttctaatttaaagaCGACTGTTACTGGGGACATATTATTCGATTCTGGATCTGCTGCCACAAAATTATATCCCTCATTAGAAAAAGGGTCAACTTCAAAAATACCAATGATTCATATTCCAGATCCTGTGTTTTTTTGCACAATAGAACCCCCTTCAATAGGACAACAAAATAAGTTAGATTTTGCCCTACAATGCTTGCAAAGGGAAGATCCTACTTTTCAGGTTGAGAATGATGAAACTATAGGTCAAACTATTCTCAAAGGCATGGGTGAGCTACATATCGATATCATTAAAGATAGGATTCTTACAGAATATGGAGTTGATGCTTATTTGGGACCATTACAAGTCGCATACAAGGAAACATTAAGCAAAGGAGTTGAAAATACTCATGTTCTAAATAAAACCATTGGTGGTTCCAAACATTTGGTAACTATGACTCTTAGAATATATCCTTGTCTCCCCggtcattttcagaaaaaggtgAATGTTGTTGTGACTAAAGAAAACAATCTAGGCAAAATAAGATCAGATTATTTAAAAGCCATTGAATCTGGGCTTAAAACTGCTCTAAATAATGGGCCTCTTCTAAGCTTTCCCGTTATAAATATTGGAGTAGATTTGTTATGGCTAGAAGTTGCAAAGAGTACTTCACTTGCAATGTTGACTGCTGCTACATCTCAATGTATAAATGCTGCATTGAAAAAATCAACATTGCATCTCCTGGAACCAATCATGAATTTATCTATAGCTGTCAGTAAAGGCTATGCTGGTGTGGTAATAAATGATTTGTCACAAAAACGTAGCCAAATCTTAAGCATGGAAGCACGCCAagatgttgaaattattttagcaagAACTCCACTTTCTGAACTAAAAGGATATAGTTCCATGTTAAGAGCATTAACTTCTGGAACTTGTTCATTTACTATAGAATTTGAAAGttatcaaaaaatggaattacaAGATCAAAATCAAGCTATCAAGGATGTAACAGGATTTTCACcactttga